A window of the Cynocephalus volans isolate mCynVol1 chromosome 10, mCynVol1.pri, whole genome shotgun sequence genome harbors these coding sequences:
- the DYNLL2 gene encoding dynein light chain 2, cytoplasmic, with translation MSDRKAVIKNADMSEDMQQDAVDCATQAMEKYNIEKDIAAYIKKEFDKKYNPTWHCIVGRNFGSYVTHETKHFIYFYLGQVAILLFKSG, from the exons ATGTCTGACCGGAAAGCAGTGATCAAGAACGCAGACATGTCTGAGGACATGCAACAGGATGCCGTTGACTGTGCCACGCAGGCCATGGAGAAGTACAACATAGAGAAGGACATTGCTGCCTATATCAAGAAG gaATTCGACAAGAAATATAACCCTACCTGGCATTGTATCGTGGGCCGAAATTTTGGCAGCTACGTCACACACGAGACAAAGCATTTCATCTATTTTTACTTGGGTCAAGTTGCAATCCTCCTCTTCAAGTCTGGCTAG